From a region of the Ostrinia nubilalis chromosome 18, ilOstNubi1.1, whole genome shotgun sequence genome:
- the LOC135080821 gene encoding serine protease easter-like, translated as MDFSIKVSYKTYDVRGPTSIMIYGGSLITQRHVLTAGHCITDSLYVVRFGVIHLGEKSRFVKDQKSWDYPIKRTILHEEFLKTYSNTVNDIGLVVLAKDVKFTENISPVCLPLPTYYRRNIEGVTHGTVTGWGETESGSLSSKLLYSSMKLYENEECRKIYKHYYTIDERVLCAGEHGTDACHGDSGGPLVWLQCVGPKGEDMPYDGIDLYFQIGIVSSGFACEYSAFRGVYVNVSYYIPWIEEKVLGRTTIKI; from the exons ATGGATTTCAGCATTAAAGTGTCTTACAAGACCTATGACGTCAGAGGACCTACTTcgataatgattta TGGAGGCTCCCTCATAACCCAACGACATGTCCTCACTGCTGGACATTGCATCACAGACTCCTTGTACGTGGTACGTTTTGGCGTGATACATTTAGGAGAAAAGTCTCGTTTCGTCAAAGATCAAAAATCTTGGGACTATCCAATAAAAAGGACAATACTTCACGaggaatttttaaaaacatattcAAACACCGTCAACGATATTGGATTGGTTGTGTTAGCAAAAGACGTGAAATTTACAGAAAACATAAGCCCGGTGTGTTTGCCACTACCTACCTATTATAGAAGAAATATAGAAGGTGTAACTCATGGAACTGTGACAGGTTGGGGAGAGACTGAGAGTGGGAGCTTATCATCCAAGCTCTTATATTCATCGATGAAGCTGTACGAAAATGAAGAGTGTAGAAAAATATATAAGCACTATTATACAATAGACGAGCGGGTGCTGTGCGCAGGAGAGCACGGGACTGACGCGTGTCACGGGGACAGCGGGGGACCCCTGGTGTGGCTGCAGTGCGTGGGACCCAAAGGCGAGGATATGCCTTATGATGGCATCGACCTGTATTTCCAAATCGGAATTGTCTCAAGCGGCTTCGCGTGTGAATATAGTGCGTTCAGAGGCGTATATGTTAACGTTTCCTATTACATACCGTGGATAGAAGAAAAGGTGTTGGGGAGAACTACAATAAAGATATAA